AGTAAACGTCAAAACATGTTTTATGTCAAAGAtttctaagttcataattttATTATAAAGAGTGACTTGGTTAGTTTATACCGTTTCTAGTTACTTCGGAAACAAAGGGATCACCAAAAGCAGTTGAAAAAGAAGCTCCTCCTGTAAAACCAAAGGCTCCTGCCAAAGCTCCACCAAAACCTTTACCTGAACTGATGGAACAGGATGTAATTCCTTCACTGAAGGCTATTTTTGAAGCCCAGACTGATATATTAGATGCTGAGCTTTTCTTCAGTGATAACAAGGTTAGTGTTGATGGACTCATTGCCAAAAGCTGTTTGTCTGTCTCATATAATACAGGTCTATGCCATAAGATCGAAATTTGCATTAAGTGACTCAACTTTTCAATACGAGTAAACAATTGCTGAATTATATTTACTTTAGTACCCACAAACTACACATCTGTGTTTCTCTGATGGATTCTTAGTCAAATAACAGTTGGAAGGTTCCTTTGTGAAGAATGACACTCCTTACTCATTTTGGGCTTTCTTCCCAGATGGAGTCCTTACAGGTAAAGTACCTGAATTATCATTTCTGCAAAATGTCATACTGAGGTATATAATATGTCTGTTTCTGATTGCTTTTGTTTATTGCTTATAGGACCAAAAGGATTTTCTTTGACATCCTATGGCAATGAAGTGAGCACTATTGAACCTTTTCTAATAGATGAAAAAAAGGTTACAGCAAAACATGTGGTGTTTTGGGTTGAGAAACGATTAGCAGCTCAAGGAATACTTCCTGTTTGGAAGAATGATCAGTAGGATGGATTTGAAGCTTCCCACCCACTGAACCAAACTCCATGGCATAACTcatttctttctttgtttatAATGCCACAAGAATTTGTTAAATGTACTTCAAGAAACTAATACAACTTGAAATTTGAACAGCACGTCCCATTCCTGCAGATTGCACATCACCTGACAAGCAAAATTGTGTGTTATTAGCATTTGTTCATAGTTAAACTCGACCTCTGGCACATACTTGGTTAGTGGTAGGAGGTTATAGACCTGCCTGAAAACAACACAAAGTAGTACGAACCAACACCGGCTACAGTTTAACGGGAAAAAAAACACCGGCTACAGTTTCTGAATATAATATTAACACAAAATTGATGTAGCCTTATTGGCATAAACAAGATAAACAGAAACTACTTTCATTTTGATAGCAAATTTACATTTTAAATTAGAGGGAATTATAAACATGGTCTGTAGAAATAAAAGCATTATCTCACTCATATCACCCAGTCAGCATATTGAGCAAGGAGACGCCCCTTCAAGAGCCACTGGCTCTCACAGACAGGGAGACCAGTGATCCAAAAAAAGTTCATCAAGACACCTGCAACTTCACCTTAATCAAAAAATCCTAGATCACTTTTCTCCGCTCCTCTTGATTTCTTTTCCTTTCCTATTTTGCTACATTCTTCTTTTTCCCATAATCTCATGTAGGTCAGTATTTAGTGCGAGTTGACATAAAATTCATGTACTTGAAGCCAACTTGTCCTCCAGAATCAGATGTAAAACACAGTCACCTGTGTCGTCTCCCTTTAGTCATTGTCCTCCATTTATCTTTGAGGTCTTCTGGTGTTCGAGTTGTGTGGAATACAGACGAACCAAAAGCTAAAATGCTCCTCCAGGGCATATTTTTCTTAACCTCACATGAAACTTTCTCTACTCCTTTCTGTGTCATTTTTAGTTGAAAACATCGGTTAGTAACAGATCGCTACTCGTTGAAAGATAAAAGGTACAGAAGCGGTAATGATCGAGAGGAAAAATATAACAATGAAAGTGTATGTGAGAAGTTAAGCAAAACACTTGTTATTTTTAACTTTTTATATTGTCTACTATTTACTAAACCTCTCATCAGGTGAGGGTAACTTTTAAGGAATACAAAAGAATTATACCTTAAGCATGTCTTCCTCTTCCACTGACCAAGAAAGTGGATTGCGCTTGGGTTTGGGTAGTTTCCTTGCTCTGCGTGATAAAAGAAAATTTTTAGACATTTTATTAGTCTACTTTACCTTCCAAGCCATGAGACAATATATCTTTAATAAAGTAGAAACTTACCGGCGTTTGGCAAGGGATTTTGTTCTCCTGCCGGTCTTGCATCCCTTAGGCTGGTAAGGAGAGGATGTCCCTACCAGATCAACATTATTTGACTGTAAAGGTGTATTTTGAGTAGCCTGTATAGACGTCTCAGCTTCTCGACAGGGCGAATCTCCAATTATATACTCCATGTCCGTTTCCACTTGCATTTCTCCTTCACTCTCTTTTGAGCGTTGATGCTCTTCAACCATctctttctcaatttccttaCCCTTATGTAGGAAAGTAGAGGACATCTCCTTCTCAATTTCCATGCCCTTCTGTAGGCAAGTAGAGGACGTCCCTGCCAGAGCAACATTCTTTGACGTCTCAACTTCTCGGCAGGGCCAATTTCTTTCACTAAACTCCCAATCAGTTTCCACTTGCATTTGTCTTTCACTCTCTCTTGGGTGCTGATGGTTTTCAACCATCTCATTTTCAATTTCTTCACTTTGTGTTAGAGGACTACCAAACTCACCGAGTATAGGCAAGTCTTTTTGAGTTATCTGTTCAAAATGCACAATAGCCACAGCTTCTGCGCAGGACAAATTTCTGTTACTAGATTCAGCATAAGCTTCTACTTGGTTTTCTTGTTCCCATTCTTTTGAGTTTTGATGTTTGTCGACCATCTCAGTTTCTGCTTCTTTCCTTCGTGTTGAAGGATTATCAAACTCGCTGAGAATAGGAATGTCTTTGTGTTGATCTTCCATGCTGTTACGCCGAGGACAGCCAGTGTCTTGTGTAACCTCCCCTCCACCAGTATGCAATACAACATTATTCTCACTTTCCAAACATGTATCTATCCTTAAATTTCCAGCAGCACCTCCAGTAGTAACCACTGCTTCTTGTTGATCATTTTCTAATCCAACAAAAATTGCTTTATCACTACCTCTTTGCCAACTTCCAGAATTAGAGCTACAGCAGTTTCTCTCTGCATCTATTCTTGAATGATTCAATTCCTTCTCGTGAACTGTTAAGTCTTCCTCAGTTGAGCTACCGATAAAAAGGCTGCGTAACCTTTTAGCAATGCGAACCTTCTCTTTTACCacacttttttctttcttcacttGGTCAAGCTCGGAAAGTACTCGCTTAAATGAACACAGGGGGCAGTAGAAGTACCCATTGTCATCAAAATTAGGTGTGACATACAAACAAGATGTGTGCACAGCTACCCAGCATCCATTAGCACTACAAGTAAGGACCTGGTCGCCTTTCTTACATTTGATGCATAACCCTTGCTCTGTCCAATTTGCCATATCCAAAGAAAAGGGAAGCAGGCTATCTTCTTTTTCAATATCGCTGAACCCACGACATCTTTTCCGGGTCTTACAACCAGTACTAGGTCCAGCAgcatcattatcattatcatcttcatca
This is a stretch of genomic DNA from Papaver somniferum cultivar HN1 chromosome 1, ASM357369v1, whole genome shotgun sequence. It encodes these proteins:
- the LOC113301462 gene encoding uncharacterized protein LOC113301462, with the protein product MASPCIKMACPSTMLTKASSIFPISSSVLPMRDDGQKIHKLTRGRVVLCSATQESSTSATVTSETKGSPKAVEKEAPPVKPKAPAKAPPKPLPELMEQDVIPSLKAIFEAQTDILDAELFFSDNKLEGSFVKNDTPYSFWAFFPDGVLTGPKGFSLTSYGNEVSTIEPFLIDEKKVTAKHVVFWVEKRLAAQGILPVWKNDQ
- the LOC113301428 gene encoding remodeling and spacing factor 1-like, whose translation is MTKKIHPARRKSRVSKMRAISSSNLAGSLSLMANMKYKHDDKGLGLYTNFEELYGDSHHLSKAERFNNKLRKENIEKADQGPKPVDSAMVDIGKAEVDNDESKDASIDDSKGESINASIDEYKGESKDDADASIGITEVDNDEFKDDSKGESIDVSKEEFEGESKVDADASIGITEVDNDESKDASSNESKDASKNDEGARIGITEADTNEVKDTSKGESKDTSKDDSKGVFKDTSKDESNSERTDASKVGADASNGILEVDNSDYDDDGNNDEDDNDNDAAGPSTGCKTRKRCRGFSDIEKEDSLLPFSLDMANWTEQGLCIKCKKGDQVLTCSANGCWVAVHTSCLYVTPNFDDNGYFYCPLCSFKRVLSELDQVKKEKSVVKEKVRIAKRLRSLFIGSSTEEDLTVHEKELNHSRIDAERNCCSSNSGSWQRGSDKAIFVGLENDQQEAVVTTGGAAGNLRIDTCLESENNVVLHTGGGEVTQDTGCPRRNSMEDQHKDIPILSEFDNPSTRRKEAETEMVDKHQNSKEWEQENQVEAYAESSNRNLSCAEAVAIVHFEQITQKDLPILGEFGSPLTQSEEIENEMVENHQHPRESERQMQVETDWEFSERNWPCREVETSKNVALAGTSSTCLQKGMEIEKEMSSTFLHKGKEIEKEMVEEHQRSKESEGEMQVETDMEYIIGDSPCREAETSIQATQNTPLQSNNVDLVGTSSPYQPKGCKTGRRTKSLAKRRARKLPKPKRNPLSWSVEEEDMLKKGVEKVSCEVKKNMPWRSILAFGSSVFHTTRTPEDLKDKWRTMTKGRRHR